The following are encoded together in the Candidatus Micrarchaeum acidiphilum ARMAN-2 genome:
- a CDS encoding ABC-2 type transporter, with translation MNRNLAAVYVLWLRAMKRFKRSPSQIIGSVAMPFLFLIFLGAGFSAVKFPGLPPGFSYIDFLVPGILGMSMLFAATTAGISLLWDRQFGFLKEVMVAPVSRLSIMLGRTFGGITTAFLQSLLLIVFSLFIGFHIVSIAGLFVAFGFMLLIGLVFISIGLILASVMTDMQGFGLILNLLIFPIFFLSGAIYPVSALPGFIRYVTYVNPLTYGVDGMRGALLGVSVFPVWMDAVILGAIALVMLALGAYSFSKAKAVA, from the coding sequence ATGAACAGGAACCTTGCAGCAGTATACGTCCTTTGGCTCAGGGCTATGAAGCGCTTCAAGCGCTCCCCTTCGCAGATAATAGGGTCAGTGGCAATGCCGTTCCTGTTCCTTATATTCCTTGGCGCAGGCTTCAGCGCTGTAAAGTTCCCGGGGCTTCCTCCTGGCTTTAGCTACATAGACTTCCTGGTTCCTGGGATACTTGGCATGTCAATGCTTTTTGCTGCTACCACGGCAGGCATATCCCTGCTTTGGGACAGGCAGTTCGGATTCCTCAAGGAGGTCATGGTGGCTCCGGTGAGCAGGCTTAGCATAATGCTGGGCAGGACTTTCGGAGGCATAACCACCGCTTTCCTGCAAAGCCTGCTTCTTATAGTGTTCTCGCTTTTCATAGGCTTCCACATTGTGAGCATAGCCGGGCTGTTCGTTGCCTTCGGGTTCATGCTCCTTATAGGCCTTGTATTCATATCAATAGGGCTGATACTGGCTTCGGTAATGACAGACATGCAGGGCTTCGGCCTAATACTAAACCTGCTTATATTTCCCATATTTTTCTTGTCTGGGGCCATATATCCTGTGAGCGCCCTGCCCGGCTTCATACGGTATGTTACGTATGTCAACCCTTTGACGTACGGAGTTGACGGCATGAGAGGCGCTCTGCTGGGAGTTTCGGTGTTCCCGGTATGGATGGATGCGGTGATACTCGGAGCAATAGCGCTCGTGATGCTGGCGCTGGGAGCCTATTCCTTCTCCAAGGCAAAGGCAGTTGCCTAA
- a CDS encoding daunorubicin resistance ABC transporter ATPase subunit produces MADSIYVSKLVKKYGSFTAVKGISFRVKKGEIFGFLGPNGAGKTTTVHMLTTIIDKTSGQAKVAGFDISNEKEKVRSAIGIVFQDPSLDDRLTGYENLDFHAIIYGIGKEERRKRIKEMLEMVELTDSADKLVVKYSGGMRRRLEIARGLLNEPEVLFLDEPTVGLDAQTRRHILDYIKALNRKYRLSIFITTHYIEEADYICDRIAIMDHGKIVACDTPQNLKRKLQGDAAIVRLENEDSSNRLIMAMKEEKFVKSTRKDGLNLYVYVREAESALPRIMSIAYKAGIKITSVEVHKPSLEDVFIYYTGKSIRDSEAESNERIRGIMRSRMR; encoded by the coding sequence TTCACCGCGGTTAAAGGCATATCCTTCAGAGTAAAGAAGGGCGAGATATTCGGCTTTCTCGGCCCTAACGGCGCGGGCAAGACGACCACAGTCCACATGCTCACTACAATAATAGACAAGACAAGCGGCCAGGCGAAGGTAGCTGGCTTTGACATCTCGAATGAAAAGGAAAAGGTCAGGAGCGCGATAGGCATAGTCTTCCAGGATCCTTCCCTTGACGACAGGCTCACCGGCTACGAGAACCTTGACTTCCATGCAATCATATACGGCATAGGCAAGGAGGAGCGGAGGAAGCGCATAAAGGAGATGCTGGAGATGGTAGAGCTTACGGACAGCGCGGATAAGCTTGTTGTCAAGTATTCCGGAGGCATGCGCCGCAGGCTTGAGATTGCGCGCGGCCTTCTGAACGAGCCCGAAGTGCTGTTCCTGGACGAGCCCACCGTAGGGCTGGACGCGCAGACAAGGAGGCACATACTCGACTACATAAAGGCCCTCAACAGGAAGTACAGGCTCAGCATATTCATAACAACGCACTACATAGAGGAAGCGGACTACATATGCGACAGGATAGCGATAATGGACCACGGGAAAATAGTGGCTTGCGACACGCCGCAGAACCTTAAGCGGAAGCTGCAGGGCGATGCTGCGATAGTCAGGCTGGAGAACGAAGACAGCAGCAACAGGCTCATCATGGCTATGAAGGAGGAGAAGTTCGTGAAATCGACGAGGAAAGACGGCCTCAACCTTTATGTATACGTCAGGGAGGCAGAGTCGGCGCTTCCCAGGATAATGTCCATTGCCTACAAGGCAGGCATAAAGATAACCAGCGTTGAGGTGCACAAGCCAAGCCTTGAGGATGTTTTCATATATTATACAGGAAAAAGCATACGCGATTCCGAAGCTGAATCCAACGAGCGCATTCGCGGAATAATGCGCAGCAGGATGAGGTAA